TAGGCTGATGGGCACCGACGAAGGGCTCGACCATGTCCGACAGCACCGCATCCCCCGCCCCGCTCACCGTCCTCATCTCCGGCGCCGGGGGCACGATCGGCACCGAGCTGCAGGCCCAGCTGCACGCCGCCGGGCATCGCGTGCGGACGCTCGTCCGTCACGCGCCGTCCTCGCCCGACGAGCGCGAGTGGCAGCCGGCCGAGGGGCGGCTGGATCCCGCGGCGCTCGACGGCGTGGACGCCGTGGTCAACCTCTCGGGCGCCTCCATCAGCCGCCTGCCGTGGACGAAGCCGTACCAGGAGGAGATCCGCGCGTCGCGCGTCTCCGCGACGCGGACGATCGTCGGCGCGATCGCGTCGGCGGCGAACCCGCCCCGGGTGCTGCTCAACGGATCCGCCGTGGGCTTCTACGGCGACCGTCCCGCCGAGCGCCTCACCGAGGACTCGCCGCGCGGCGCGGGCTTCCTCGCCGAGGTCGTGGAGGCGTGGGAGGCCGAGGCGTCGCAGGCGCCGGCCGACGTCCGCGTCGCCACCCTGCGCACCGGCCTGGTGCTGGCCCAGGCGGGCGCACTCGCGCCGCTCCGCCTCCTCACCAACCTCGGGCTCGCCGGGAGGCTGGGCACCGGTGGGCAGGTCTGGCCGTGGATCTCCCTCCGCGACGAGGCCGCCGCGATCGTGCACCTGCTGACGTCCTCGGTCTCCGGCCCCGTGAACCTCACCGGCCCCGAGCCCGTCATGGCCGACCGGCTGATGCGCCACCTCGCGAAGCGCATGCACCGGCCCTACCTGGTGCCGGCGCCCGA
This genomic interval from Clavibacter michiganensis contains the following:
- a CDS encoding TIGR01777 family oxidoreductase — its product is MSDSTASPAPLTVLISGAGGTIGTELQAQLHAAGHRVRTLVRHAPSSPDEREWQPAEGRLDPAALDGVDAVVNLSGASISRLPWTKPYQEEIRASRVSATRTIVGAIASAANPPRVLLNGSAVGFYGDRPAERLTEDSPRGAGFLAEVVEAWEAEASQAPADVRVATLRTGLVLAQAGALAPLRLLTNLGLAGRLGTGGQVWPWISLRDEAAAIVHLLTSSVSGPVNLTGPEPVMADRLMRHLAKRMHRPYLVPAPEFLIRLALQEAGQELLLSSQPARPEKLLADGFAFRDPTVELAIDRLLAKS